In Thermoanaerobaculia bacterium, a single genomic region encodes these proteins:
- a CDS encoding hotdog domain-containing protein — MIPPREPAIRVVLMPKDTNAHGTIFGGVILSYIDQAGAVEAKKHRTEFLVTIAMREIVFHQPVYVGDLVSFYTELVRIGNTSITVRVEVVANRGNEPGVQVKVTEAEVTYVNLGKDGKPKTIPR; from the coding sequence TTGATCCCCCCGCGCGAGCCGGCGATCCGCGTCGTCCTCATGCCGAAGGATACGAACGCGCACGGCACGATCTTCGGCGGCGTGATCCTCTCCTACATCGACCAGGCGGGAGCAGTCGAGGCGAAGAAGCACCGGACCGAGTTCCTCGTGACGATCGCGATGCGCGAGATCGTCTTTCACCAGCCGGTGTACGTGGGGGACCTCGTTTCCTTCTACACGGAGCTCGTGCGCATCGGGAACACGTCGATCACGGTGCGCGTCGAGGTCGTCGCCAACCGCGGCAACGAGCCGGGCGTGCAGGTGAAGGTCACGGAAGCCGAGGTGACCTACGTGAATCTCGGCAAGGACGGCAAGCCGAAGACGATCCCTCGCTAG